Proteins encoded within one genomic window of Mesobacillus subterraneus:
- a CDS encoding C39 family peptidase has protein sequence MYRKSYFVFLLVFIAIFSMPGVQSSAEGIAPFQVTEVTETTVSGTAVEKGRIQVIANGKTIGKGYVLNHSYSIKLSERLKASELRVKFFGKTKITEVIVDYNPVIKVNPVNDSLKILSGIAEKGVKLSAYTGATALELGKYNGTTGEFEFKPSNLLQAGSLVTVISERNGVKSSSEVLVKKALLPQTPILNPISNLNTVITGQADYGSTLYVQVNGQQMYSSSINETGTFKVLLNGSTPLKAGTKLTAYVVDGAGRKSGTAAVTVEDKITPPAPKLNGVTDKSFSIKGKSIPGTLIYVNRNSKYYKTVRANSYGDFSVPVPLHKSGTVFQVYTYDQNKNKSPESKVVVASAARASSKQLYAPIVRQMPELNRGCEVTSLSMMLGSAGISSNKMTLALQVKKDPTPYRKIGLNIYFGNPNYGFVGDMYSFSKPGFGVFNGPIEELANQYMPNRVVNLTGQSFDEVLNYVSAGHPVWVITTSWFKPVPDQYWQTWHTPQGQIRITMKEHSVLITGYDAKYVYFNDPLDGKKNKAVPLSQFIGGWKQYGSQAISYY, from the coding sequence ATGTATAGGAAATCATATTTTGTATTTTTGCTAGTTTTTATTGCTATATTTTCTATGCCTGGAGTTCAGTCGAGTGCTGAGGGAATTGCTCCATTCCAGGTTACCGAAGTAACGGAAACAACGGTTAGCGGTACTGCAGTTGAAAAAGGGCGGATCCAGGTTATAGCCAATGGAAAGACCATCGGAAAGGGATATGTCTTAAATCATTCTTATTCTATAAAACTTTCTGAAAGACTGAAGGCTTCAGAACTGAGAGTGAAGTTTTTTGGAAAGACAAAGATAACAGAAGTAATTGTGGATTATAATCCGGTCATTAAAGTGAACCCCGTAAATGACAGTTTGAAAATTTTGTCGGGGATTGCTGAAAAAGGCGTGAAGCTTTCGGCATATACAGGTGCTACTGCCCTGGAGTTAGGTAAATATAATGGAACTACCGGAGAGTTTGAGTTCAAGCCTTCCAACCTTTTACAAGCTGGTTCTTTAGTTACTGTCATCTCAGAGAGAAATGGAGTCAAGAGCTCCAGCGAAGTCCTTGTAAAGAAGGCACTTCTGCCGCAAACTCCTATTTTAAACCCAATCTCTAACCTGAATACAGTAATCACTGGACAAGCAGACTATGGGAGTACATTATATGTCCAGGTCAATGGCCAGCAGATGTATTCCAGTTCAATAAATGAAACTGGCACCTTCAAAGTTTTGCTGAATGGCAGCACCCCTCTTAAAGCTGGTACAAAGTTGACAGCTTATGTGGTTGATGGGGCTGGCAGGAAAAGCGGGACTGCTGCTGTGACGGTTGAGGATAAGATCACGCCGCCGGCACCTAAGCTGAATGGTGTTACTGATAAGTCTTTTTCTATTAAAGGAAAATCGATTCCTGGGACACTGATCTACGTGAACAGGAATTCTAAATATTACAAAACAGTCAGAGCCAACTCATATGGCGACTTTTCTGTTCCGGTCCCATTACATAAAAGCGGTACCGTGTTCCAGGTGTATACATACGATCAAAACAAAAATAAAAGTCCCGAAAGCAAGGTCGTAGTTGCATCTGCAGCAAGGGCCAGTTCAAAACAACTTTACGCTCCGATTGTCAGGCAGATGCCAGAACTGAACAGAGGGTGTGAGGTCACATCGTTAAGCATGATGCTTGGCTCGGCAGGAATCAGCTCGAACAAGATGACTCTTGCCTTACAGGTGAAGAAGGATCCGACTCCATATCGGAAAATTGGTTTGAATATTTATTTCGGCAATCCAAACTATGGTTTCGTAGGGGATATGTATTCCTTTAGTAAGCCTGGCTTCGGTGTATTCAACGGGCCAATTGAGGAACTGGCCAATCAATATATGCCTAATAGAGTTGTAAATTTAACGGGTCAGTCATTTGATGAGGTGCTCAACTATGTATCAGCAGGGCATCCTGTCTGGGTTATCACGACAAGCTGGTTCAAGCCGGTGCCGGACCAGTACTGGCAGACATGGCATACTCCTCAGGGGCAAATCCGCATCACGATGAAGGAGCATTCGGTCCTGATTACCGGATATGATGCCAAGTACGTTTACTTTAATGACCCGCTTGATGGAAAGAAGAATAAAGCCGTTCCACTTAGTCAATTTATCGGCGGCTGGAAACAATACGGCAGCCAGGCAATTAGCTATTATTGA
- a CDS encoding leucine-rich repeat domain-containing protein, translating into MSRILNLLFSLILIFSLAAPAVQAETFIADENFDKAIKEQLGLKQTSEISLQDMETIQSLLVPEKRISSLKGIERASNLKELDISGNQIKRLGDLEGNTSIETLIADGDGLSSVEDLKPLNNLQWLSLGGNQITDLSGLLQLNGLTSLSLFKNNIQDITALKGLTELEYLDLDENKVTDLAALAGYEKLTTLLVSGNRIKSISPLKEIASLAYLYANDNEISDLSPLAGLNVEDGEIDLARNNIKDLSPMAGIQVRGTLRLDISENEVSSLEPLQKLHSITSLKASGNSINSLEPLNGMTEFKLLDVSYNQLGSLTGLNFSGDKDYKLDFSHNSLKDIKVLESVTMGEIDLESNNIVDISPLRNLSAGTVKLKNNPLSPESIKLIHELRKKGVEIEFERTVTRLGGATRYDTAAEIARNS; encoded by the coding sequence ATGTCTAGAATCTTGAATCTGTTATTTTCATTGATATTGATTTTTTCTCTGGCTGCGCCAGCGGTCCAGGCCGAAACGTTCATTGCGGATGAGAACTTTGACAAGGCTATAAAGGAACAGCTTGGGCTGAAACAAACTTCAGAAATCAGTCTTCAGGACATGGAAACGATTCAGTCGCTGCTGGTACCGGAAAAGAGGATTAGCAGTCTTAAAGGAATTGAACGTGCTAGTAATCTAAAAGAGCTCGATATCTCTGGTAATCAAATTAAAAGACTGGGAGATTTAGAAGGGAATACTTCGATAGAAACATTAATCGCTGATGGAGATGGTTTATCTTCTGTTGAGGATTTGAAGCCCCTTAACAATTTACAATGGCTTAGCCTGGGGGGAAACCAGATTACTGACCTAAGTGGACTATTGCAGCTTAATGGGCTTACTTCTCTATCTCTTTTTAAAAATAATATTCAGGATATTACAGCGTTAAAAGGTCTGACAGAGCTGGAATATCTTGACCTGGATGAAAATAAAGTCACTGACCTTGCGGCGCTTGCCGGTTATGAAAAGTTGACTACGCTGTTGGTTAGCGGAAACAGGATTAAGTCAATTTCTCCGCTGAAAGAGATTGCCAGTCTTGCTTACCTGTATGCGAATGATAATGAAATTTCGGACTTATCACCTTTAGCAGGGCTAAATGTAGAGGATGGAGAAATTGATCTTGCCCGGAATAATATTAAGGATCTTTCTCCAATGGCAGGCATTCAAGTGAGAGGGACATTAAGGCTGGATATAAGTGAGAATGAGGTGTCTAGTCTTGAACCATTACAAAAGCTTCATAGCATAACCAGTTTGAAGGCAAGCGGAAACTCCATTAACAGTCTTGAACCGCTGAATGGTATGACAGAATTTAAGCTGTTGGATGTAAGTTATAATCAGCTGGGGAGTTTAACCGGATTGAACTTTTCAGGCGATAAAGACTACAAGCTGGATTTTAGCCATAACAGCTTAAAAGATATAAAAGTCCTGGAATCTGTAACGATGGGGGAAATAGATTTAGAGAGCAATAATATTGTAGACATCAGTCCCTTAAGGAATCTTTCTGCAGGAACTGTAAAGTTAAAAAATAATCCGCTTAGTCCTGAATCGATTAAGTTAATCCATGAGCTGCGGAAAAAAGGGGTAGAAATTGAATTTGAACGAACAGTAACCCGGCTTGGAGGAGCTACACGCTACGATACGGCAGCGGAAATTGCCCGTAATAGCTGA
- a CDS encoding cell wall-binding repeat-containing protein, whose product MITDGENFPDALSGAPLAYALDAPILLSKRGSLPRAIMQVISELTPKKAVILGGTGAVPASVVDQLKTLGIQEFERLGGQNRFETAMLIANKLRSLNGVPDKAVIAYGKDFPDALAVASIAAEKGYPILLSERNSLPLDTQKALAGVAETIVVGGEGVISKQVFESLPGATRFGGADRFATANKITEMLGDHKAFYLANGRGFADALAGSVAAAKDGAEMLLVEQKKMQDGTRNILNANVSSDTVILGGEGVVGSDISNELSQ is encoded by the coding sequence GTGATAACAGATGGGGAGAATTTCCCTGATGCACTTTCAGGTGCACCTCTTGCCTATGCATTGGATGCGCCGATCTTGTTATCGAAACGAGGTTCTCTTCCACGGGCAATCATGCAGGTCATTTCGGAATTGACACCTAAAAAGGCTGTGATTCTTGGAGGGACTGGTGCTGTACCGGCATCAGTAGTAGATCAACTGAAAACTCTTGGTATCCAGGAGTTTGAAAGACTTGGCGGGCAAAATAGATTTGAAACGGCCATGCTCATTGCCAATAAACTAAGATCATTGAATGGGGTGCCTGACAAGGCAGTCATTGCATATGGAAAAGACTTTCCTGATGCATTGGCCGTTGCTTCAATTGCGGCGGAAAAGGGTTATCCCATTTTGCTGAGTGAAAGGAACTCACTTCCGCTTGACACGCAGAAAGCTCTTGCAGGGGTTGCTGAAACCATTGTAGTCGGCGGTGAAGGCGTCATTAGCAAACAAGTTTTCGAAAGTCTTCCAGGTGCTACAAGATTTGGAGGAGCTGACCGATTTGCGACAGCAAATAAAATTACGGAAATGCTAGGTGACCATAAAGCATTTTACCTTGCCAATGGACGAGGTTTTGCTGATGCTCTTGCCGGTTCTGTTGCCGCTGCTAAAGATGGCGCTGAAATGCTTTTGGTAGAACAAAAGAAGATGCAAGATGGGACACGGAATATCCTGAACGCGAATGTCTCTTCGGATACAGTGATTCTTGGCGGTGAAGGGGTGGTTGGGTCAGATATATCCAATGAGTTAAGTCAATAA
- a CDS encoding cell wall-binding repeat-containing protein codes for MGRWAKFVFLLSVVFFLGSMPVNAEETKRIVVKYKTEQAIKGLSLKKKAEDQSRKTKILTVSKTETQKVMNALKKDPYVVYAEEEKEYQYYSPPVNDAYFATYQLKDFNAIKAAEAWRSFIPKARPVVAVLDSGIDMSHPDLKNMIYKPYNILNGSSLPFDDVGHGTHVVGIIGAETNNKIGVASLSKGSYIMPIKIGTKNGISNIDLADGIYHAVKNGASIINISVGGEYSEYVEESCNYAYQKGVLVIAAAGNDGVPYESYPAAHNSVMAIAASDSRTNTLADFSNYGDWISVAAPGVNIYSTYLSGKYATMDGTSMVSPMAASLAALIKNHHPGLTNNQLRWIMEASSEEYEGSLYHSNGRMNAQNSLTLFKDYSRAYGATSVETSNTISMTGWETALPGVLMPEELELNPDLPAREGRFVIMASNQSFPDSLAAGALSYKLDAPLLLTYPNSLRQSTIDTLGELQADQVLIMGGPGAVSDSVKSNLEQLGFEVHRLMGDDRFETAAAINDYIAKRSGKVIVTNARDFPDALSVSAFAGSEQIPIVFVERNSIPEATKEFLNKYKFSKAIVIGGPGVVSDQVLKQLPNGERIGGADRFDTNRKVINYFKPTSDFNGVILATGRNFPDALSGAPVSAKLDYPLVLVDPAKGPAATFDFVKQKTAYSNMPDMITLGGPAVIPPAIVWRFDQILYNSWYNEEYGPYLQFSKHVDKPFSYNKK; via the coding sequence TTGGGGAGATGGGCTAAATTTGTATTTTTGTTAAGTGTAGTATTCTTCCTTGGAAGCATGCCAGTAAATGCAGAAGAAACGAAAAGAATTGTCGTAAAGTACAAAACGGAGCAGGCAATTAAAGGACTTTCTTTAAAAAAAAAGGCCGAGGATCAATCAAGGAAAACAAAAATACTAACAGTATCGAAAACTGAAACACAAAAAGTAATGAATGCTTTAAAAAAGGATCCCTATGTTGTCTACGCAGAGGAAGAGAAGGAATATCAGTATTACAGCCCACCTGTAAATGATGCCTATTTCGCAACTTATCAATTGAAGGATTTCAACGCGATAAAAGCGGCAGAAGCATGGCGAAGCTTCATTCCAAAAGCCCGTCCGGTTGTCGCCGTACTAGATTCAGGAATCGATATGTCCCATCCCGATTTAAAAAACATGATCTACAAGCCTTACAATATCCTGAACGGCAGTTCGCTTCCTTTCGATGATGTCGGTCATGGAACCCATGTGGTCGGAATCATCGGGGCAGAAACCAATAATAAAATTGGCGTTGCCTCACTTTCAAAGGGCAGTTATATTATGCCAATCAAAATCGGTACAAAGAACGGAATATCTAATATAGATTTAGCTGACGGCATCTATCATGCGGTGAAAAACGGCGCTTCCATTATTAATATCAGTGTCGGAGGCGAGTATAGTGAATACGTTGAGGAATCATGCAATTACGCGTACCAGAAAGGGGTTCTCGTTATTGCAGCTGCAGGAAACGATGGTGTGCCTTACGAGAGTTATCCCGCTGCCCATAATTCAGTTATGGCAATCGCCGCCAGTGACAGCAGGACAAATACACTCGCTGATTTTTCAAATTATGGGGACTGGATTTCCGTCGCAGCGCCTGGCGTCAATATTTACAGCACTTACCTGTCTGGCAAATATGCTACAATGGACGGCACAAGTATGGTCTCCCCTATGGCCGCATCACTGGCTGCTCTCATCAAAAACCATCATCCTGGCCTGACTAATAACCAGCTGAGATGGATCATGGAAGCAAGCAGTGAGGAGTATGAAGGATCTTTATATCACTCTAATGGACGAATGAATGCCCAAAACAGTTTAACGCTTTTCAAAGATTACTCGAGAGCGTATGGTGCCACTTCTGTCGAAACATCAAATACCATTTCAATGACAGGGTGGGAAACTGCCTTACCAGGTGTCTTAATGCCAGAGGAACTGGAACTTAATCCTGACCTGCCAGCCAGGGAAGGAAGATTCGTTATCATGGCCAGCAATCAGAGCTTCCCGGACAGTCTGGCTGCAGGTGCGCTTTCATATAAACTCGATGCTCCGCTCTTACTCACGTACCCTAACAGTCTCAGGCAATCTACCATTGATACATTGGGAGAGCTGCAAGCCGACCAAGTGCTGATTATGGGCGGCCCTGGGGCAGTCTCGGATAGCGTGAAATCAAACTTGGAACAGCTCGGATTTGAAGTCCATCGTTTAATGGGAGATGACCGATTTGAAACAGCAGCTGCAATCAATGATTATATTGCCAAACGGAGCGGCAAGGTCATTGTCACAAACGCCCGCGATTTCCCTGATGCTCTTTCTGTATCAGCCTTTGCCGGCAGCGAACAGATTCCAATCGTATTTGTTGAACGAAACTCTATTCCGGAAGCAACCAAGGAGTTCCTCAACAAATACAAGTTCAGCAAAGCAATCGTAATCGGCGGTCCTGGGGTAGTATCTGACCAGGTTCTGAAACAGCTTCCGAATGGCGAAAGAATCGGCGGGGCAGATCGATTTGATACCAACAGAAAAGTCATTAATTATTTCAAGCCTACAAGTGACTTTAATGGAGTCATCCTGGCAACAGGCAGGAATTTTCCAGATGCCCTGTCCGGAGCACCGGTATCAGCGAAACTCGACTATCCGCTAGTACTGGTGGATCCTGCAAAAGGACCGGCAGCCACCTTTGACTTTGTAAAACAAAAGACGGCATACAGCAACATGCCTGATATGATAACACTGGGCGGTCCGGCAGTTATCCCTCCGGCCATCGTCTGGCGATTCGATCAAATCTTATATAACAGCTGGTATAACGAGGAGTACGGACCTTATTTACAATTCAGCAAGCACGTTGATAAACCTTTCTCCTATAATAAAAAATAA
- a CDS encoding bifunctional 2',3'-cyclic-nucleotide 2'-phosphodiesterase/3'-nucleotidase: MKKEFKKKLNGLAVSALTVGLLVSPVAGTPVFAEGTPTNVMSSEALVKMKIMGTTDVHGSIMNHDYFTDTEVTKGLVKVSSLVKAERKENANNLLLDNGDMLQGNPFTDYVAKVEPLTFVDRLAGLDRFETAIDISKEGWESAETVVLVRSDEFADALAAAPLAYKYNAPILLTKPNTLHEDTKAEIKRLGAKRVVIVGGTGAVSSQIQSTLSSKMKLWVKRLGGENRFETAALVAEELGNSTKAVLVNGRDYPDAISAAPYAAKNGLPILLTDAKKIPAETQEALKNVTDTVLIGGTGVISTDIEKSVKGATRFGGATRFETSLKVATELDSVKTRVFVSTGRGFADALAGSVLAAREDAPVVLVERNSMLKEVAALVDGKSVTVLGGEGVVSDTLVKNEEHPIYQAMNELDYDAATLGNHEFNYGLDFLEGSMRTAEFPFVSANVYNDDHDNDPSNDKTFVKPYQIIDKEVVDESGKKHTIKVGVIGFVAPQIMQWDKANLEGKVVTEDIVASAKKWVPKMKKDGAEIVVTLSHSGFDVDKDNKENSVFALSEVPGIDAIVFGHTHKAFPSDKSYNGIAGVDNVNGTINGVAAVQSIVDASHLGVIDLELEKVDGKWSVKGSKSEVLAAKDAEVDKNIVDVMKPSHDATVDYINQPIGTTTAPIYSYFARVQDDPSVQIVSNAQKEYIENVLKGTEYEDLPVLSSAAPFKAGRNGADEYTYFPAGEIAIKNVADLYKYPNTVTAIQLSGAQVKEYLEWTAVNFNQIDPAETTEQSLINSDFPVYNFDTLDGVTYEIDVTQPAKYDKDGKVVNEGASRIKNLSYEGKPVADDQQFVIATNNYRASFTKLANPDGKRVIYSSPDENRQVVMNYIIKNKTINPSADQNWSLAPINTNVNVTFESSPAAKAFAESSDNIKYVGNGANGFAKYQLDMMGKPFEVQLLGINDFHGQLDTFNSKLNAGGVEYLAAYLKKHEAENPENTLMLHAGDAVGASSPVSALLQDEPTIDILNKIGFDIGTVGNHEFDEGVDEMLRLINGGSHPKTVEKYGEFEGADFSYVAANVVDENTNLPILDPYVVKEVNGVPIGFIGIAYSDTPSIVTPSGTAGVKFTDETEAINKYAKELKDKGIEAIVVITHNPAKSDRDGSNATEELVDIAKNIDDEVDVLFVGHNHQYTNTVVDGKLLVQSYSYGTAFSDVDLMIDPATKDIVSATAEIVDVKRDGITPDAEIKEILDTYIADVAPILNEKIGTATEFISREANVDGESAMGNMVADAMRWKTGTDFAFMNSGGVRADIDAGEITWKEAFTVQPFGNDLVTMDVTGAQIKTLLEQQWGSKVRIMPVSGLKVTYDDSRAAGDRIVSITKQDGTPVAADQTYSITVNNYMADGGDGYAILATIKDRTIDVVDLEGFVGYIKANGTVNPKIEGRVTKINK, translated from the coding sequence GTGAAAAAAGAGTTCAAAAAGAAATTAAATGGACTAGCTGTATCTGCTTTGACGGTTGGTTTATTGGTATCCCCGGTAGCCGGCACGCCAGTATTCGCAGAGGGCACGCCGACGAATGTCATGTCGAGCGAAGCGCTTGTAAAGATGAAAATCATGGGAACTACTGATGTGCATGGAAGCATCATGAACCATGACTATTTTACTGACACAGAAGTCACGAAAGGATTAGTGAAGGTTTCTTCTTTAGTTAAGGCTGAACGAAAAGAAAACGCTAACAACTTATTATTGGACAACGGTGACATGCTTCAGGGCAATCCGTTTACAGACTATGTGGCAAAAGTTGAACCACTGACATTTGTAGACCGCTTAGCGGGATTGGATCGCTTTGAGACTGCGATCGACATCTCTAAGGAAGGCTGGGAATCAGCTGAAACGGTTGTTCTTGTAAGATCAGATGAATTTGCTGATGCTTTGGCAGCGGCACCATTAGCTTATAAATATAACGCACCAATCCTATTAACTAAGCCAAACACTTTACATGAAGATACGAAGGCTGAGATCAAACGCCTTGGTGCGAAGCGTGTAGTAATTGTCGGAGGAACTGGAGCAGTTTCTTCACAGATTCAATCAACTCTTTCATCCAAGATGAAGCTTTGGGTTAAGCGTCTTGGCGGGGAAAACCGTTTTGAGACAGCTGCTCTAGTAGCAGAAGAGCTAGGAAACAGCACTAAAGCAGTGCTTGTAAATGGCCGTGATTATCCAGATGCAATCTCCGCTGCACCATATGCAGCTAAGAATGGTCTTCCGATCCTTCTGACTGATGCAAAGAAAATTCCTGCAGAAACACAGGAAGCATTAAAGAACGTCACTGATACTGTATTGATCGGTGGTACTGGTGTGATCAGTACTGATATTGAGAAGTCTGTTAAAGGAGCAACACGTTTCGGCGGAGCAACACGTTTCGAAACATCTCTAAAGGTTGCTACTGAACTTGACAGCGTTAAAACAAGAGTATTCGTTTCAACTGGACGCGGATTTGCTGATGCTTTAGCAGGTTCAGTACTAGCTGCAAGAGAAGATGCTCCTGTTGTTCTTGTAGAGAGAAACTCAATGCTTAAGGAAGTTGCAGCGCTAGTAGATGGTAAATCTGTAACAGTTCTTGGCGGAGAAGGTGTCGTTTCTGATACCCTTGTAAAGAATGAAGAGCACCCAATCTATCAAGCTATGAATGAATTGGACTATGATGCTGCAACATTAGGAAACCATGAATTCAACTATGGTCTTGATTTCCTTGAAGGCAGCATGAGAACTGCAGAATTCCCATTTGTTTCTGCTAATGTTTACAATGATGACCATGACAATGATCCGTCTAACGATAAGACCTTTGTAAAGCCTTATCAAATTATTGATAAGGAAGTAGTAGACGAATCAGGCAAAAAGCACACTATTAAAGTCGGCGTCATTGGCTTTGTAGCTCCGCAAATCATGCAGTGGGACAAAGCAAACCTTGAAGGCAAAGTTGTTACTGAGGATATTGTAGCTTCTGCGAAGAAGTGGGTTCCAAAAATGAAGAAGGATGGAGCTGAGATCGTTGTAACTTTATCTCACTCTGGCTTCGATGTCGACAAGGATAACAAAGAAAATTCAGTATTCGCATTAAGCGAAGTCCCTGGCATCGACGCAATCGTGTTCGGGCATACACATAAAGCATTCCCATCTGATAAGTCATACAATGGCATTGCTGGTGTTGATAACGTAAACGGAACAATCAATGGTGTTGCGGCTGTTCAGTCCATTGTCGATGCAAGCCACCTTGGTGTCATTGACCTGGAATTGGAAAAAGTAGATGGAAAGTGGAGTGTTAAAGGATCTAAATCAGAAGTTCTTGCTGCTAAGGATGCTGAAGTAGACAAGAATATTGTTGATGTGATGAAACCTTCCCATGACGCTACAGTTGACTATATCAACCAGCCGATTGGAACAACTACTGCGCCAATTTACAGCTACTTTGCACGCGTACAGGATGACCCATCCGTACAAATCGTTAGCAACGCGCAAAAGGAATACATTGAAAATGTACTAAAAGGTACAGAGTATGAAGATCTACCGGTTCTTTCTTCTGCAGCACCGTTCAAAGCAGGAAGAAACGGAGCGGATGAATATACGTATTTCCCGGCTGGGGAAATTGCAATCAAAAACGTTGCTGACCTGTATAAGTATCCCAATACAGTAACTGCAATCCAGTTATCTGGTGCTCAAGTTAAGGAATATCTTGAGTGGACAGCAGTAAACTTTAATCAAATCGACCCTGCTGAAACAACTGAACAATCTTTGATTAACAGTGATTTCCCTGTATATAACTTCGATACACTTGATGGTGTTACTTATGAAATTGATGTAACTCAGCCAGCTAAGTATGATAAAGATGGCAAAGTGGTTAACGAAGGTGCAAGCAGAATTAAAAACCTTTCTTATGAAGGTAAGCCAGTTGCAGATGATCAGCAATTTGTCATTGCTACTAACAACTATCGAGCTTCATTCACTAAGCTTGCTAACCCTGATGGAAAGAGAGTGATCTATTCTTCACCTGATGAAAATAGACAAGTTGTCATGAACTATATCATCAAGAACAAGACGATCAATCCATCTGCTGATCAAAACTGGAGCCTAGCACCAATCAACACAAATGTAAATGTGACATTTGAATCATCTCCAGCAGCTAAAGCATTTGCAGAAAGCTCTGACAACATCAAATATGTTGGCAATGGTGCAAATGGTTTTGCTAAGTACCAATTGGATATGATGGGCAAGCCTTTTGAAGTTCAACTACTTGGAATCAATGACTTCCATGGACAGCTTGATACTTTTAATTCTAAGTTGAATGCTGGCGGAGTTGAATATTTAGCTGCATATTTAAAGAAACACGAAGCTGAAAATCCAGAAAACACATTGATGCTACATGCTGGTGATGCAGTTGGTGCAAGTTCTCCTGTTTCTGCATTGCTACAGGACGAGCCTACTATTGATATTCTCAATAAGATTGGTTTTGATATAGGTACTGTGGGTAACCACGAGTTTGATGAAGGCGTGGACGAAATGCTTCGCTTGATTAACGGAGGCAGCCACCCTAAAACGGTTGAGAAATACGGTGAGTTTGAAGGTGCTGATTTCTCTTATGTAGCCGCTAACGTAGTCGATGAAAATACAAATCTGCCAATTCTTGACCCTTATGTAGTAAAAGAAGTGAACGGAGTGCCGATAGGATTCATTGGTATTGCTTACTCTGATACACCATCCATCGTAACTCCTAGCGGCACGGCTGGTGTTAAGTTCACTGATGAAACAGAAGCAATTAATAAGTATGCAAAAGAATTGAAAGACAAAGGGATTGAAGCGATTGTGGTTATTACTCACAATCCAGCAAAATCCGACCGAGATGGCAGCAATGCAACAGAAGAGTTAGTTGATATCGCAAAGAATATAGATGATGAAGTAGATGTATTGTTTGTCGGCCACAATCACCAGTATACAAATACAGTTGTTGATGGCAAACTTCTAGTTCAGTCTTATTCTTACGGAACAGCTTTCTCTGATGTAGATCTTATGATAGATCCTGCTACTAAAGATATCGTTTCAGCAACTGCAGAAATCGTTGATGTAAAGCGTGACGGAATTACTCCAGATGCTGAAATTAAAGAAATTCTGGACACTTATATTGCAGATGTAGCCCCAATTTTGAATGAAAAAATCGGTACTGCAACTGAATTCATCAGCAGGGAAGCAAACGTTGATGGAGAATCTGCAATGGGCAACATGGTTGCCGATGCAATGCGCTGGAAGACAGGCACTGATTTTGCCTTCATGAACTCTGGCGGAGTCCGCGCAGATATTGATGCAGGGGAGATTACTTGGAAGGAAGCTTTCACAGTTCAGCCTTTCGGGAATGACCTTGTAACAATGGATGTAACGGGTGCTCAAATCAAGACATTGCTTGAACAGCAGTGGGGAAGTAAAGTACGCATCATGCCTGTTTCTGGCTTAAAAGTTACTTACGATGATTCAAGAGCCGCTGGAGACCGCATCGTATCTATTACAAAACAAGATGGAACTCCAGTAGCAGCAGATCAAACGTACTCTATTACTGTTAATAATTACATGGCTGATGGTGGAGATGGCTATGCAATTCTTGCAACTATTAAGGACCGTACTATCGATGTAGTTGATCTAGAAGGCTTTGTAGGTTATATCAAGGCTAACGGCACAGTAAACCCTAAGATTGAAGGCCGTGTAACAAAAATCAACAAATAG